TCCTGTAAAGTGGCTCGGCAGAAAATCAAGCTgtcatttgcaaaaaataaatgagagataCGGGGGGCACCACGACAAACCGCCACTCCCTTGAGACTTCCCCTCTCCACCTGCTGTCTAAGTAAACCAGATAAGCCCTCTGCACAAAGTAAAAATAGATAAGGAGAAAGAGGGTCCCATTGGCGTAATCCCCTTGAAGGGATAATCCGCCCTCTAGGTTTCCCATTAATCCAAACAGAATAAGTAACAGTGCAGACACGTCTCATAACTACCTCCACCATTCTCCTATGAATACCCAACTTCTGCATGATGCCCTTCAAGCAGTCCCACTCAACTCTATCATATGCCTTGCTCATATCAAGTTTCAAGGCCATCTCTCCCATTTTCCCCGTTCTCTTATGGCTAATATGGTGCATAGTTTCATAGGCAACAAGAATATTGTCAGTAATAAACCGGCCTTTAGTAAAGGCACTCTGGTTTTCACTAACAATGCTAGACATAACATTCTTCAATCTATTGGCCACAGTTTTAGATGCTAATTTATAAAGAACATTGCAGAGACTGATAGGCCTATAATCAATAACCTTACGAGGATCTTTAACTTTTGGAATAAGAACAATGTGAGTGTCATTAAAGTCAGAAGGAGCCACCCCATGattcaaaaaatccaaaactgccTTAGTGACACAATTACCAGAAACAgaccaaaacttttgataaaaaAGAGGGGGCATACCATCTGGGCCTGGAGCCGTGGTGGGGTGCATTTGCTTCAGAGCTTGGTGGACTTTTGAGGCCTGAAAGTCACGGCTAAGAAGCTGATTCATGGGCTCCGATACTACTGCTTGGACTGAATTTGTGATTCTTCCAATCTCCGTTGGGTTGGAAGAAGTCAAAAGTGAAGAGAAATAATCCAATACAATTGCTTCCACTACTTCAGGAGATGCCTGCCAAGAACCCGAGCTATCCTCCAAGCcttccatcaaatttttttggtgtCTAGTTGAAGCTTTCACATGAAAAAACCTGGTATTACGATCACCAGCCTCCAGATATAAATTCCTAGACCGCTGCTTCCACATGACCTCCTCTAAATCCAGCCACGAGTTCAACTCCCTCTGCACCTTACGAATTTCTTCCCCATGCAAGTCTGGTTGAGATTCCAAACGTTGAAGTTGGGATTTTAGGCTTGAGATGCGCCATCCCACATGACCAAACTCCACCTTATTCCACCGTGTTAATGCATCAGTACAAGATTGCAAATAGTTTTTAATTGGATACCCTGTGGAGACGGCGAGACCACGCTCCCAAGCTTCCCTCACAACCTCTGGGCATCGAGAATCACGCACCCACATAGCTTCGAACCGGAATAACTTCCCTGTACTTGGTCTACTTCTCGCACTCCGGCTCCAGTGTAACCGCAGCATACAGTGGTCAGAATCAATTGTTGAAATATGGTGCATTTTAGCCAAAGGAAATTTACGTACCCACTCCTCATTAGCTAGAGCCCGATCTAGTCTAGCCCAAATGCTAACCCCATTTTCATAATGTCTTGACCATGTAAACCTTGCACCCGAATACCCCAAGTCCATGAACTGGCATAAATCCACCACATTACGGAATCTATCCATCTGTCTTGCCGGTCTCAACTGGCCACCCAACATCTCAGAATGGTTAAGAATTTCATTATAATCTCCAATGCAGAGCCACGACAACTTATTTTGTCGACCCAAACCTTCTAGAATCTGCCATGTTTCTTCCCTTTTGCTTGTATCCGGTTGACCGTAAAACCCAGTGAAACGCCAACCCCCTGATCATTGTTACTATCAATCTCTGCATCAATGAACCATTTCAAATATCCTCTAATATTAACACAAGTTTCTGGTTTCCAAAGTAGAGCTAAACCCCCACTCTTTCCTTCACTAGGAACAATCAGTCCCTGAGTAAAACCCACAGCATGCTGAATATCTTTcatcttttgttgttgttttctcGAAATCTTAGTCTCCATGAGGAAGACCAAGCTGGGAACTTCTCTCTCCACTTCACTCCGGAGAGCTTGAACTGTGCAGCGGTTCCCAAGCCCCGACAGTTCCAACTGAGCGTACTCATTGCTCTCGGCGGTGCTGCCTAGCAGCCACCGCTGATTCAAATTCAGTTTTCATTAAGTTGCTGACTTCAAGAATTTCTTCCTCTCCCCTTCTCTTCTTAGTCACAGTAGAGCCATTCTGATCAtataatgatttatttttacGTTTGGACCCCACCTCAACATCCTCACGCACCACTGCATTGTCAGTTTTGGGCTTGGGATGACGTCGCTTCCAAGTGCCACTACTCAACCCAATTGCACCAGCATTATTCCGCTCTCCCTCCTGTTCATCAATCCCTATGTTTTGTCTTTGTACCTCAACCATTATTGGACAGCTCATCATACCTTCCCCCTCTGGATAATTGGGTCCCTTGTCACTAATCTCCCCCTCATACTGAAATACAGTTTCCCCGACAACTAGATTACTACCTTCCAAATTAGAGTCATTCACCAAAACCACTTCCTTTCCCTGAGAATCGGTCTTATCCTCCACTGGAATATTTGTCTCCCTTTCACCCTGCATTGTAGTGATATTATCTCCTAACTCCCTATCAATCTCCTTTAGGTGCTCTTGGAATGCATCCTCACTCCTCAGGATTTCTGAAGCTCTTAAAGCACCTTGAGAACGATCCACTCCGCCTCTACTATTTCCCAGATCCATATCAGCACTCCCTTGGTCAGAATCATGTGGCAGCTTTGTCGGAATACCCTCTGTTACACCAGAATCCCTACCCGAGACCCTCGTTGGTTTAGTAGGTACATGAGGAGGCGCCATACTTGCACCTGACCCACTCACCCTAACCACCTTCTTACGTAGTAAACTAATGGGATCAGCCCTTAGCCAAACCCCATAACCTTTGCCTTCCACTCTCAATTCGCCTTTACTTTGAAGCCATAGATCACAGTCCTTCGAATTGTGATTCAAAACACCACACCAGTGACAAAATATCGACAAATGTTCATATCGGAATGTTACCCATCCTTCCCGATCTGGACTAAACCGAACCTTCTGACCACGGCACAGAGGTTTGTGCACGTCAACCTCTACCCTTATTCTCAGAAAATCACCACATTCCGTCTTAGATCGATCCTTTGACTGAATAACTCAACCCGCAGACTGACAAAGTGCTTCTACCACTTCAGTGACCAGCCGCCGAACCGGTAGGTCATGAActtgtatccaaaattttgCCGTATCAAAACACAGATTCCTCAAAGAGCTATCATCCTCATACCTTCGTAGAACAATCAGGTATTTATCGAAACTCCACGGTTCTCCCAATAAGACTCTGTTAGCATCTAACTCATTCTCAAAAACAAATAGCATAATATGATCTTCCATATCTTGAATCTCAAAGTCATGTTTCGTCCTCCATAAAGGCTTGAGAGTCCGAGCGACAGCGTCAATGTTAAGCGCACGCTTCGTAAAAAACTTAGCAGCAAGCGTGCACGCTATTCTACACTTTTGGTTGTCAAAGTTGAAAACCTCCCCTTCCTGTTCTGATAACGATAGACGGTTCCACTCCGCTGCTAAATTATCCATCTCAGAACTGTCTTTTCCACACCCCAGAAAACCAAACCCTAGCCCTCTACGCTAGCAAGTAACGTAAGGGAATGCAGTTCCTACAACGTAGGAAACAAGGTTCTACCAACCAGAGAGTCTAGCGCCGCCAAACCTAGGTCAGAGAAACTTTTTagtcatttttgtatttttaggaTAGGTTTTAAGTTCAAACATTAAGAGGTGACAATGTAATGTTGTTTTGACTCAAGAATATTACTTCTCATCACCTAAAATCATTTGATCCTTAACCCCTAATAAGAAAATGTATGCAATTCTTTAGGCCACCTAGTTGGTCTTCCtttacctttatatatatatatatatatatatatatatataaaatagaaaattacaatttaaaaaatatattttaagggGCGTAACAAATTAAAACCACATGAATGGCTCAACTAACATCCTCACCCTCCATCTTTGCCAACATGTGCGGACTAGCGTATGAATAGAGATTGTGAGAAAGAGTTTAGatagaaaggaaataaaatactCCCTCCgttccaatttttttgttttgtttcaaaaattcaatttttcaaggaaatat
This genomic stretch from Quercus lobata isolate SW786 chromosome 3, ValleyOak3.0 Primary Assembly, whole genome shotgun sequence harbors:
- the LOC115980996 gene encoding uncharacterized protein LOC115980996 codes for the protein MDNLAAEWNRLSLSEQEGEVFNFDNQKCRIACTLAAKFFTKRALNIDAVARTLKPLWRTKHDFEIQDMEDHIMLFVFENELDANRVLLGEPWSFDKYLIVLRRYEDDSSLRNLCFDTAKFWIQVHDLPVRRLVTEVVEALCQSAG